The proteins below come from a single Fastidiosipila sanguinis genomic window:
- the thiI gene encoding tRNA uracil 4-sulfurtransferase ThiI, whose protein sequence is MENTTKDLNTNANTQIDQNSGLEYQELILARVGEISLKGLNQRKFVDKVISNLSWRVKKIANYKVYSAQSRIWIEPRDSEAAEAHNIEKALEISCKVFGIVSSSKVIKFETNTDNMKKAADILVAKELSKNSKYKTFKVESKRANKNFPLESPEISRNLGAHILRNNQNLSVDVHEPDFVVYLEIRDAAYMYTEKHDGLKGLPVGTGSKGMLLLSGGIDSPVAGFQMASRGMEIEAIYFHTFPFTSNEAKEKVIELARIVSEYTGRIKMHIVDFTDIQITLKKNVSPDMMTIVMRRVMFRIAEELARKQKCTAMITGESLGQVASQTAEAIMCTDAVCNMPVYRPLIGMDKDWTVNLAKFIGTYETSILPYEDCCTVFVAKHPKTRPSLEDAIFAERNLDMDALVEDGMNKIETLLVSKKDELDNLSINE, encoded by the coding sequence ATGGAAAACACTACTAAAGATTTAAACACAAATGCTAATACACAAATTGATCAAAACTCTGGTCTAGAGTACCAAGAACTTATTTTAGCTAGAGTTGGAGAAATATCTCTTAAAGGACTAAACCAACGCAAGTTTGTAGATAAGGTTATTAGTAACTTATCTTGGCGTGTAAAAAAGATCGCAAACTATAAAGTATATTCTGCTCAAAGTAGAATATGGATTGAACCTCGAGATAGTGAAGCTGCTGAAGCTCACAATATTGAAAAAGCTTTAGAAATTAGTTGTAAGGTCTTTGGAATAGTTTCATCAAGTAAAGTCATTAAATTTGAAACTAATACTGATAATATGAAGAAAGCTGCTGATATATTGGTAGCTAAAGAATTATCTAAAAATAGCAAATACAAAACCTTTAAAGTAGAGAGTAAGCGTGCAAATAAAAACTTCCCATTAGAGTCTCCAGAAATATCAAGAAATCTAGGTGCACATATTTTAAGAAACAACCAAAATTTATCGGTTGATGTGCATGAACCTGATTTTGTAGTCTACCTCGAAATAAGAGATGCTGCCTACATGTATACAGAAAAACATGATGGTTTAAAAGGTCTACCAGTTGGTACCGGTAGCAAGGGTATGTTACTACTATCAGGAGGAATTGACTCCCCAGTAGCAGGTTTCCAAATGGCTTCTAGAGGTATGGAAATAGAAGCAATTTACTTCCATACTTTCCCATTTACTTCAAACGAAGCTAAAGAAAAAGTCATTGAACTAGCTAGAATTGTTAGTGAGTACACAGGTCGAATTAAGATGCATATAGTTGACTTTACTGATATTCAAATAACTCTTAAGAAAAATGTTTCTCCAGATATGATGACTATAGTCATGCGAAGAGTTATGTTTAGAATTGCAGAAGAATTAGCTAGAAAACAAAAATGTACTGCCATGATCACAGGTGAAAGTCTTGGTCAAGTAGCAAGTCAAACCGCTGAGGCTATTATGTGTACTGACGCAGTCTGCAATATGCCAGTTTATAGACCACTAATCGGTATGGACAAAGATTGGACAGTTAACCTAGCTAAATTTATCGGAACCTATGAAACTTCTATACTTCCTTATGAAGATTGTTGTACAGTTTTTGTTGCCAAACACCCTAAGACAAGACCTAGTCTTGAAGATGCTATTTTTGCAGAACGTAACTTAGATATGGATGCTTTAGTCGAAGATGGAATGAATAAAATCGAGACTCTGCTTGTATCCAAAAAGGATGAATTAGATAATCTTAGTATTAATGAATAA
- a CDS encoding cysteine desulfurase family protein: protein MPYFDHAATTKPLDSVITTISKSMERDYYNPASLYDAAKDVEKKIKNAYIEIAKTLNCTPDELIQTSGATESTNMAFKGLFTKYGHRLNKIIASAADHDASLNTLKFLEAKGAEVVLLKPNKDGLLDLDELKSHLDSKTLLVSILHTNNETGVVQDLNAISKIVREHAEQAFIHADLVQSWGKVELNLNSLDIDLASFSGHKIHGPKSTGLLYIRSQTYPEALIHGGGQQNGWRSGTEDWPLLSGLTEAAKSIYTNFEENNTKVSELRDFLVPELKSLGATINFPNAIPHILSISFPKYRGETLLHMLASEGVYVSTSSACNAKSAAVSHVLTACNMDRKQAEGTLRISLDSSNTIEEAEELLKAMRKVIQQMIDWGM, encoded by the coding sequence ATGCCATATTTTGATCATGCTGCAACGACAAAACCATTAGATTCAGTTATAACTACTATAAGTAAATCTATGGAAAGAGATTATTATAATCCAGCATCTCTTTATGATGCAGCAAAAGATGTAGAAAAGAAAATAAAAAATGCGTATATAGAAATAGCTAAAACTCTCAATTGCACTCCTGACGAATTAATTCAGACATCTGGTGCTACTGAGTCCACTAATATGGCCTTTAAGGGGTTATTTACTAAATATGGTCATAGATTAAACAAAATAATAGCCTCCGCCGCTGATCACGATGCAAGTCTAAATACACTAAAATTTCTTGAAGCTAAAGGAGCTGAAGTTGTGCTCCTTAAACCTAATAAAGATGGTCTACTTGACTTAGATGAACTAAAATCTCATTTAGATAGCAAAACTCTTCTTGTATCAATACTACATACCAATAATGAAACTGGAGTAGTTCAAGATTTAAATGCAATATCTAAAATAGTACGTGAACATGCTGAACAAGCTTTTATCCATGCCGACTTAGTACAGTCATGGGGCAAAGTAGAATTAAACCTTAATTCATTAGATATAGATCTTGCTTCATTTAGTGGTCATAAGATACATGGACCAAAAAGTACAGGTCTGCTTTATATTAGATCTCAAACTTACCCTGAAGCACTAATTCATGGTGGTGGACAACAAAATGGTTGGAGAAGTGGAACTGAGGACTGGCCATTATTATCTGGACTGACTGAAGCTGCTAAATCTATATATACAAACTTTGAAGAGAATAATACTAAAGTTTCAGAGCTTAGAGATTTCTTGGTACCTGAATTAAAAAGTCTTGGAGCTACTATAAACTTTCCTAATGCAATACCCCATATCTTAAGTATAAGTTTCCCTAAGTATAGAGGAGAGACCTTGCTTCACATGTTAGCATCTGAAGGTGTTTACGTATCAACGTCTTCCGCATGCAATGCTAAATCAGCAGCAGTATCACATGTATTAACTGCCTGTAATATGGATAGGAAACAAGCAGAAGGTACTCTAAGAATAAGTTTAGATTCATCTAACACAATAGAAGAGGCTGAAGAACTTCTTAAAGCTATGCGTAAAGTCATACAACAGATGATAGACTGGGGTATGTAA
- a CDS encoding YraN family protein, with protein sequence MGEALRRFAFTYNKNDLEAFIKAERFVSSKLKASGHVILAHNYFVHNVGEIDIITFKEGVLYATEVKARNINDRFGGNKAQFTHEKQAKVIKTLNHFASYQNQNDIPQQLLAATVDWNDEQEIVNCEIFNWDLY encoded by the coding sequence ATGGGAGAGGCACTTAGAAGATTCGCTTTTACATATAATAAAAATGACTTAGAAGCTTTCATAAAGGCTGAACGTTTTGTGTCCTCAAAATTAAAAGCAAGCGGACATGTTATATTAGCTCATAATTATTTTGTACATAATGTAGGCGAGATAGACATAATCACTTTTAAAGAGGGTGTATTATATGCTACAGAAGTAAAAGCTAGAAATATTAATGACCGCTTTGGGGGAAACAAAGCACAATTTACTCACGAAAAACAAGCTAAAGTAATTAAAACCTTGAATCATTTCGCTTCATACCAAAATCAAAATGATATTCCACAACAATTATTAGCAGCAACTGTTGACTGGAACGATGAGCAAGAAATAGTTAATTGTGAAATTTTCAATTGGGATTTATATTAA
- a CDS encoding ribonuclease HII, with the protein MPLTKTQIKDIERYEIMNTHENELIAAGYSYVAGVDEAGRGPLAGPVYAAAVILDPNEKIYGLNDSKKISEKKRNLLEIEIKEKSLAWSISKVEAESIDELNILEATKKAMTDALNSLSTKADYILTDAVTLKDFAPEMQLSLIKGDANSNSIAAASILAKTARDAEMLKIDEIYPEYGFAQHKGYGTKKHYEALDKFGPSPVHRRTFLKSWYMKKGNN; encoded by the coding sequence ATGCCTCTTACAAAAACTCAAATTAAAGATATTGAACGTTACGAGATTATGAATACTCATGAAAACGAATTAATTGCTGCTGGATACTCATATGTAGCCGGAGTAGATGAAGCGGGGAGAGGACCACTTGCAGGCCCTGTATATGCCGCCGCTGTAATTTTAGACCCCAATGAAAAAATTTATGGGTTAAATGACTCAAAAAAGATATCTGAGAAAAAACGTAATTTATTAGAAATAGAGATTAAAGAAAAATCCCTAGCTTGGTCTATATCTAAAGTTGAAGCAGAGAGTATTGATGAATTAAATATATTAGAAGCAACAAAAAAAGCTATGACTGATGCCTTAAACTCATTATCCACAAAAGCTGATTATATTTTGACTGACGCAGTTACATTAAAGGACTTCGCACCTGAAATGCAACTAAGTTTAATCAAAGGTGATGCCAATTCCAATAGTATTGCTGCAGCTTCTATACTTGCAAAAACTGCACGAGACGCAGAGATGCTTAAAATAGATGAAATATATCCAGAATATGGATTTGCTCAGCATAAGGGTTATGGTACCAAGAAACATTACGAAGCTTTAGATAAATTCGGACCAAGTCCTGTTCACAGAAGAACTTTTTTAAAGTCTTGGTATATGAAGAAAGGTAATAACTAA
- the ylqF gene encoding ribosome biogenesis GTPase YlqF has product MQINWFPGHMAKALRNIKEHMAKVDVVIETSDARIPRSSRNPELSKLLGDKTHRILILNKADLADPEVTQSWINKLREENIIAIESVAKDNNSANKILKEASALVEDKFKKRAEANRGFIPLRIMIVGVPNTGKSTLINNIAQKKAAETSNRPGVTRGPQWIKSNDQSVELLDMPGVLWPKLETYEQKLGLAATGAIKDSLLPIEEVAYFLFKQLLITYPEELIQRYKINNLDNHIYDIYLEAARKRGAIMSGGKVDETRFAKMLLTEYRNGTIGRISLEQPDISYDFEHINYLSELDAD; this is encoded by the coding sequence GTGCAAATAAATTGGTTCCCAGGCCATATGGCCAAAGCTCTTAGAAATATAAAAGAACATATGGCTAAAGTAGATGTTGTTATTGAAACTTCCGATGCCCGTATACCTAGATCAAGTAGAAATCCTGAATTAAGCAAGCTATTGGGCGATAAAACTCATAGGATATTAATATTGAACAAAGCTGACCTTGCCGATCCTGAAGTCACTCAATCTTGGATAAATAAACTTAGAGAAGAGAACATTATCGCTATTGAAAGTGTGGCTAAAGATAATAATTCTGCCAATAAAATTCTAAAAGAGGCGAGTGCTTTAGTTGAAGATAAGTTCAAAAAAAGAGCTGAAGCAAATCGAGGTTTTATCCCACTTAGAATCATGATAGTAGGTGTTCCCAATACAGGTAAATCTACCTTAATAAATAACATTGCACAAAAAAAGGCTGCTGAAACTTCTAACCGTCCAGGTGTCACTCGTGGACCTCAATGGATAAAAAGTAATGACCAATCCGTAGAACTATTAGATATGCCAGGAGTTTTGTGGCCAAAATTAGAAACTTATGAACAAAAATTAGGACTAGCTGCAACCGGTGCCATCAAAGATTCTTTATTGCCCATAGAAGAAGTCGCATACTTTTTGTTTAAGCAGTTGCTTATTACATATCCTGAAGAATTAATACAGCGCTATAAGATAAATAATTTAGATAATCACATATATGATATATATTTAGAAGCTGCTCGTAAACGTGGAGCAATAATGTCTGGCGGTAAAGTTGATGAAACTAGATTCGCAAAAATGCTTCTAACTGAATATCGTAATGGAACCATAGGGCGAATTAGTTTAGAACAACCTGATATAAGCTATGATTTTGAGCATATTAATTATTTATCTGAACTAGATGCTGATTAA
- the rplS gene encoding 50S ribosomal protein L19 produces the protein MANRFELIKAVEQSQLRTDLPVIEVGDYVHVSLRITEGSRERIQVFEGTVIAKDGKGLTETFTVRRLAYGIGVERILQVHSPKIADIKVARKGVTRRAKLYYLRDRVGKGARLREKLNTKK, from the coding sequence ATGGCTAACAGATTCGAATTAATCAAGGCAGTAGAACAAAGTCAATTAAGAACTGATCTACCAGTAATCGAAGTTGGTGACTACGTTCACGTCTCATTAAGAATCACAGAAGGCTCTCGTGAGCGAATTCAGGTATTTGAAGGTACTGTTATTGCTAAAGATGGTAAAGGTCTTACAGAGACATTTACAGTAAGACGTTTAGCATACGGTATCGGTGTAGAACGTATTTTACAAGTACACTCACCAAAAATTGCCGATATAAAAGTGGCTCGTAAAGGTGTTACCAGACGTGCTAAACTATACTACTTACGTGATCGTGTTGGTAAAGGTGCCCGCCTAAGAGAAAAACTAAACACTAAAAAATAG
- the trmD gene encoding tRNA (guanosine(37)-N1)-methyltransferase TrmD: MNSFDSENLIINSETSTKSAEASDAKTGQIQFDVLTLFPEIISNYVNSSMMKKAQDRDLISCKIHDIRKFAIDEYGHVDDTLYGGGRGMLMRAEPLYQALKSAEDSSRSKRLNIFLSPKGKVFDQDMAKEFSTYDQIILICGHYEGVDQRFIDECVDLEVSIGDFVISGGELGALTIIDASSRMLTGFLADAEAMQDESHYHGLLESRQYTKPRSWLNREVPEVLFSGNHKLIAEFKYYDALNETLTKRPDLFQKLDLSDEDLEGLANFRKNNNIE; encoded by the coding sequence ATGAATAGCTTTGATTCTGAAAATCTTATTATAAATAGCGAAACTTCAACTAAAAGTGCAGAAGCAAGTGACGCTAAAACTGGACAAATTCAATTTGATGTTTTAACTCTTTTCCCGGAAATCATTTCAAATTATGTTAATAGCAGCATGATGAAAAAGGCTCAAGATCGAGACTTAATAAGCTGCAAAATTCATGACATTCGTAAATTTGCAATAGATGAATATGGACATGTGGACGATACTCTTTACGGGGGTGGTAGAGGCATGTTGATGCGTGCAGAACCTTTGTATCAGGCATTAAAATCAGCAGAAGATAGCAGTAGAAGCAAAAGGTTAAATATATTCTTATCACCAAAAGGTAAAGTTTTTGACCAGGACATGGCTAAAGAATTTTCTACATATGATCAAATAATTTTAATTTGTGGACATTATGAAGGTGTTGACCAAAGATTCATAGATGAATGTGTAGATCTTGAAGTATCTATAGGAGATTTTGTTATATCAGGTGGTGAGCTCGGTGCTTTAACCATAATTGATGCAAGTAGCAGAATGCTTACAGGGTTCTTGGCAGATGCTGAAGCGATGCAAGATGAGTCTCATTATCACGGTTTACTAGAATCTAGACAATATACTAAACCTAGATCTTGGCTTAATCGAGAAGTTCCGGAAGTTTTATTTTCCGGTAATCACAAGTTAATTGCTGAATTTAAGTATTATGATGCATTAAATGAAACATTAACTAAGCGTCCTGATTTATTCCAAAAATTGGACTTATCAGATGAAGATTTAGAAGGTCTAGCAAATTTTAGGAAGAATAATAATATTGAATAA
- the rimM gene encoding ribosome maturation factor RimM (Essential for efficient processing of 16S rRNA), which produces MHINPEDIFYVAAITGAHGIKGEFKVKILSDKADRLSDLEHVYIVSEGKRDKITGPYKIEHLRGHGNTIVKLSGIDVREVAMQLKGSYLSITRDMSYDLSEGEYFVSDLLNLKVLDTSQNVLGEITDIIDGAGSDLFVIKRQGKKDLFVPAIPEYTEAVDLENGTIILDLPKGLLEIYE; this is translated from the coding sequence ATGCATATTAATCCTGAAGATATATTTTACGTTGCTGCAATTACTGGAGCTCATGGAATTAAAGGTGAATTCAAAGTCAAAATTCTATCAGACAAAGCTGATCGTTTAAGTGACCTTGAACATGTTTATATTGTCAGTGAAGGTAAACGTGACAAAATTACTGGTCCTTACAAAATTGAGCACTTGCGTGGCCATGGTAATACCATAGTTAAGTTAAGTGGTATAGATGTAAGGGAAGTTGCTATGCAATTAAAAGGCTCTTATTTATCTATCACTCGTGATATGTCATATGATTTATCTGAGGGTGAGTATTTTGTTTCAGACTTATTAAATTTGAAAGTTTTAGATACTTCTCAAAATGTTTTGGGGGAAATTACAGATATTATCGATGGTGCTGGATCTGATCTTTTTGTAATTAAACGACAAGGTAAAAAAGATTTATTCGTTCCAGCTATACCAGAATATACTGAAGCCGTCGACCTTGAAAATGGCACTATCATACTTGATTTACCAAAGGGTTTATTAGAAATTTATGAATAG
- a CDS encoding KH domain-containing protein — protein MEEKTKELQALLQTLSEALVEDVDSIEINPTIDGNTIVLELKVAPEDMGRVIGKGGRRAEAIRSILKAKASRIDARVAVNIID, from the coding sequence ATGGAAGAAAAAACTAAAGAATTACAAGCATTATTGCAAACATTATCAGAGGCTTTAGTCGAGGATGTAGATTCCATTGAAATTAACCCTACTATAGATGGCAATACAATTGTGCTTGAACTTAAAGTAGCTCCAGAAGATATGGGTAGAGTTATTGGTAAGGGTGGACGTAGAGCTGAAGCAATTCGTTCTATTCTTAAAGCTAAAGCAAGCCGTATTGATGCACGTGTTGCAGTAAATATTATTGACTAA
- the rpsP gene encoding 30S ribosomal protein S16: MAVKIRLKRVGSKKNPQYRVVVADSRAPRDGRYIEQIGTFNPLVDPAAINIDAEAAKKWLANGAQPTDTARALLKKSGVIE, from the coding sequence ATGGCAGTAAAAATCAGATTGAAAAGAGTTGGTTCAAAGAAAAACCCTCAATATAGAGTTGTAGTAGCTGATTCTCGTGCACCTCGTGACGGTCGTTACATCGAGCAAATTGGTACATTCAATCCATTAGTAGATCCAGCAGCAATCAATATTGATGCTGAAGCTGCAAAGAAATGGCTAGCTAATGGTGCACAACCAACAGATACAGCTAGAGCATTATTGAAAAAATCAGGAGTAATTGAATAA
- the ffh gene encoding signal recognition particle protein: MALFDSLSDRLQDLTAKFRGKSRVTEQDIKEMLKEIRVAFLEADVNYQVVKEFTKVIAEKAKGEEVLSSLTPGQQIVKIVNEELEAILGEGSTKLEFSPSGFTTIMLYGLQGAGKTTTAAKLAKFLSKKGKKPFLVSVDTHRPAAQEQLKILAEQINVPVYIEPEEKNAAKIAQRGLDRAKYLMCDVLIVDTAGRTIIDAELMDELKEINSVVNPDERLLIVDAMIGQEAVNVANAFNEQIGLDGFIMTKLDGDARGGAALSIYKMTGKPIKFVGVGEKIDALEEFHPDRMAQRILGMGDVLSLIEKATQEIDQDKAAKSLAKLQEDKFTLDDMVDMLDQIQNMGPMKNILGMIPGISNKQLNEIDVDDRQLDYTKAIIYSMTPAERADVKLLNASRRKRIASGSGRTVQEVNKLVKQYDEMLKMMNKMGITGKGKKGKKRKGFGGFNPFKGLGGF, encoded by the coding sequence ATGGCACTTTTTGATAGCTTATCAGATAGACTACAAGATTTAACAGCTAAATTCCGTGGCAAGTCCAGGGTTACTGAGCAAGATATTAAAGAAATGCTAAAAGAGATACGAGTAGCCTTCCTAGAGGCTGATGTTAACTACCAAGTTGTCAAAGAATTCACTAAAGTAATTGCTGAAAAAGCAAAAGGTGAGGAAGTCCTAAGCAGCCTTACTCCAGGACAACAGATAGTTAAAATAGTTAACGAAGAATTAGAAGCAATTCTTGGAGAAGGTAGCACCAAACTTGAGTTTAGCCCAAGCGGTTTTACTACTATTATGCTCTATGGTCTACAAGGTGCTGGTAAAACAACTACAGCTGCTAAATTGGCAAAATTTCTAAGTAAAAAAGGCAAAAAACCTTTCTTAGTTTCAGTAGATACCCATAGACCTGCAGCTCAAGAACAACTAAAGATATTAGCAGAACAAATTAATGTTCCTGTATATATAGAACCAGAAGAAAAAAATGCAGCTAAAATTGCACAACGTGGATTAGATAGAGCCAAATATCTAATGTGCGATGTTTTAATTGTTGATACAGCCGGTAGAACTATTATCGATGCTGAATTGATGGATGAACTTAAAGAAATAAACTCTGTTGTAAATCCTGATGAGCGTTTACTTATTGTTGATGCAATGATAGGTCAAGAAGCTGTAAACGTAGCTAATGCATTCAACGAGCAAATTGGTCTAGATGGATTTATTATGACTAAGTTAGATGGTGATGCTCGTGGTGGTGCTGCACTTTCCATCTACAAGATGACTGGCAAGCCTATTAAATTTGTTGGTGTTGGTGAAAAAATTGATGCTCTAGAAGAATTCCATCCAGATAGAATGGCTCAAAGAATTCTTGGTATGGGTGATGTACTTTCACTTATTGAAAAAGCAACACAAGAAATTGACCAGGATAAAGCTGCAAAATCTTTAGCAAAATTACAAGAAGATAAATTCACACTAGATGATATGGTAGATATGCTTGATCAAATTCAAAACATGGGTCCAATGAAGAATATTCTTGGTATGATACCTGGTATATCTAACAAGCAACTAAACGAAATTGATGTAGATGACAGACAACTAGACTATACAAAAGCTATCATTTACTCAATGACTCCAGCTGAAAGAGCTGATGTCAAATTACTTAATGCTAGTAGACGTAAAAGAATCGCAAGTGGTTCAGGTCGTACTGTGCAAGAAGTTAATAAACTAGTTAAACAATATGATGAAATGTTGAAAATGATGAATAAGATGGGAATTACCGGAAAAGGCAAAAAGGGTAAGAAGCGCAAAGGTTTTGGAGGCTTTAATCCTTTTAAAGGCTTAGGTGGTTTTTAG
- a CDS encoding sigma factor-like helix-turn-helix DNA-binding protein, with product MDKSEQKLFDMTRITLLFDLYGKLLPDRSREVINSYLNEDLSIVEIAEILGITRQAVYDSLKLGTKKLEHYEEVLAMNKTLKKQANVLEQVKDLIEKNLNTDAISLIEQTLNQYN from the coding sequence ATGGATAAATCAGAGCAAAAATTATTTGATATGACAAGAATTACTTTACTATTTGATTTATACGGTAAACTTTTACCTGACAGAAGTAGAGAGGTTATAAATTCATATTTAAATGAAGATTTATCAATAGTTGAAATAGCTGAAATTTTAGGCATAACTAGGCAAGCTGTATATGATAGCTTGAAACTAGGTACTAAAAAATTAGAACACTATGAAGAAGTTTTAGCTATGAATAAAACATTAAAGAAACAAGCTAATGTTTTGGAACAAGTAAAAGATTTAATTGAGAAAAATCTTAATACTGATGCTATTTCTTTAATAGAACAAACACTAAATCAATATAATTAG
- a CDS encoding IS30 family transposase gives MSQLHYIRKREAGQHLTIEDRKHLEYLYNENLKRPKKDKLNQKELAKILGWSEATLSRELKRGKVKQKNSMLEEYTAYSSVVAQKTVEKTWSNKGPSLKISNDHILAKIIENMLIGKEMNRINNLKFSPAAITMYFDRVGWPTDKRLCTRTIYNYVEKEVFLEVTMKDLPRKGNKPRQRKRYIEKRLSPPDKKRINHRPKAIEERTETGHWEMDCIESSKGDRTCLLTLVDRCTRECIILKINTQRQESVVKKLNAIERKLGARAFREKFKSITVDNGAEFQDWKSMEKSIHSEKYRTSVYYAHAYSSWERGSNENLNGFIRYFIPKGTKLKDIPQREINKLEEFINSYPRKVLEGNSANSKYLAIA, from the coding sequence ATGAGCCAATTACATTATATCAGGAAAAGAGAAGCAGGTCAGCATTTAACAATAGAAGATAGAAAGCATCTAGAGTATTTATATAATGAGAATTTGAAGCGACCTAAAAAAGATAAATTAAATCAAAAAGAGTTAGCAAAGATATTAGGCTGGAGTGAAGCAACTCTATCTAGAGAACTAAAACGCGGTAAAGTCAAACAAAAGAATTCTATGCTAGAAGAATACACAGCATATTCCTCTGTAGTAGCTCAGAAAACAGTAGAAAAAACTTGGAGTAATAAAGGACCATCTTTAAAGATTAGTAACGACCATATATTAGCCAAAATAATAGAAAACATGCTAATAGGAAAAGAGATGAATAGAATAAATAATCTTAAATTCTCTCCAGCAGCAATAACAATGTATTTTGACAGAGTTGGCTGGCCTACAGATAAAAGACTTTGTACTAGAACTATTTACAACTATGTAGAAAAAGAAGTCTTCCTAGAAGTAACAATGAAAGACCTTCCACGTAAAGGAAATAAACCTAGACAAAGAAAACGCTATATAGAAAAGCGCTTATCTCCACCAGATAAGAAGAGAATAAACCATAGACCAAAAGCTATAGAAGAGCGTACAGAGACGGGGCACTGGGAGATGGATTGTATAGAGTCTAGTAAGGGAGATAGGACTTGTTTATTGACACTTGTAGATCGATGTACAAGAGAATGCATTATTTTAAAGATAAATACGCAAAGACAAGAATCTGTAGTAAAGAAGCTTAATGCTATAGAAAGAAAACTAGGAGCAAGAGCATTTAGAGAAAAGTTTAAGAGTATAACGGTAGATAATGGAGCAGAGTTTCAAGACTGGAAAAGCATGGAAAAATCTATACATAGTGAGAAATATAGAACTAGTGTTTATTATGCGCATGCATACTCATCTTGGGAGCGAGGAAGCAATGAAAATCTAAATGGATTTATCCGATATTTTATTCCTAAAGGTACAAAACTAAAAGATATACCACAGAGAGAAATAAATAAATTAGAGGAATTTATTAATAGTTACCCAAGGAAAGTATTAGAAGGAAACAGTGCAAATAGTAAATATTTAGCCATAGCGTAA
- the ftsY gene encoding signal recognition particle-docking protein FtsY, which produces MGLFDKFKNGLKKTRDFIGDTFNSIAAAFGVFNEEEIDELEMLMIASDMGVTTTDKVISNLKSEMKAKANNKSDFVLRTLKNNLSEILGEKETLKIEDGKLNIIIMVGVNGTGKTTSAAKLAYRYQNEGKSVLMCAADTFRAAAIEQLEEWTRRTNTPLISQKEGNDPAAVVYDAISSAKARKSDILIVDTAGRLHNQKNLMDELAKIRRVVDREAPEANVETLLVIDATSGQNAVIQANIFKEIVDVTGLIITKLDGSAKGGVVIAVSDIVKTPIYFAGLGEQAEDLVEFDPNFFIDSLLPDDWVKNS; this is translated from the coding sequence ATGGGATTATTTGATAAATTTAAAAATGGTTTAAAAAAAACCAGAGATTTTATTGGCGATACATTTAATAGTATTGCTGCAGCCTTTGGTGTTTTCAACGAAGAGGAAATTGATGAACTTGAAATGTTGATGATTGCTTCTGATATGGGAGTAACTACAACTGATAAGGTTATTTCAAATTTAAAATCTGAAATGAAAGCTAAAGCCAATAATAAAAGTGACTTCGTACTTCGTACTCTAAAGAATAATCTTAGCGAGATACTGGGGGAAAAGGAAACCTTAAAAATTGAAGATGGTAAATTAAATATAATAATAATGGTGGGAGTGAATGGAACTGGTAAAACTACCTCAGCCGCTAAACTTGCTTACCGTTATCAAAATGAAGGTAAGTCTGTACTAATGTGCGCTGCTGACACTTTTAGAGCTGCAGCTATAGAACAATTAGAAGAGTGGACCAGAAGAACAAACACACCATTAATCTCACAAAAAGAAGGCAATGATCCTGCTGCTGTTGTCTATGATGCTATAAGCTCTGCCAAAGCAAGAAAGTCAGATATATTGATAGTAGACACCGCCGGAAGACTGCATAATCAGAAAAATCTAATGGACGAGCTAGCTAAAATTCGTCGTGTAGTGGACAGAGAAGCTCCAGAAGCTAATGTAGAAACTTTATTAGTTATAGACGCTACTAGTGGTCAAAACGCTGTCATTCAAGCTAATATTTTCAAGGAAATAGTTGACGTGACTGGACTCATTATTACTAAACTAGATGGTAGTGCCAAAGGTGGGGTTGTTATAGCAGTTAGCGATATAGTTAAAACACCAATCTATTTTGCTGGTTTAGGTGAACAGGCAGAGGACTTAGTCGAATTTGATCCAAATTTCTTTATCGATTCTTTACTACCAGATGATTGGGTAAAAAATTCTTAA